ATAATCGTTATCCTTGCTCTAGTTTCGACTGGTAAGAAGATCTTTTTTTGACAGTGAGTTTGAATGAATGTTCAAGCTGGTCGTAGGTGGCGGCACGTATACGACGGTTTTGATTGTCAAGATTAAGCTTTTTGCCAGGAAACCAGAGCTTCATTGGCCTGCCCTAGTATGGTTTCTGTCGGCCTGTGTTGCTGATATCATGATTACAGCAGTACTGGTAATATCCTTGGTATGTCACTTTGCCGATTTCGAATGAACGAGGTTAAACACCACTTCAGTCGAAACGCAAAACAGGTTTTGTTGCGACAGATGACGCTGTTTCTAAGATTATCCGCAGTAAGTCTTCTTGCATCTCTGAAAATGACCTCTCTTACGAATCGCCATATTATAGTGACAGTTCAAACGGGAATGCTCACGTCAGTAGAGGGTTTTTGTACACCAATGCATCTCgatgttcattttcattgaCAGGGCCTTTTTTGCCATCGGAGACGTTGTATTCTTCATGAGTAGGTTCCATCACATTGTTCGTCTTATACCACAAGACTAAAGATACCTATCCTGCAGCTCTTGAAGTTAGTAACCCTGCTTTAACATGTACGGCGTAAAGTTAATCATCACTTGGATTTAAAACAGAAAACAGCTCTGTAAGTTCTTTCATAACTGCTCTCCATATCGTCGTACAACATTGTTGAATTTGGGGGGCAGTAATTTCTTGTGGGATCTCTCTCTGACCAAGTTATACGCCAACTGTCTGCTTTCCTCCCTCAATGCCCGCGCCGAGCTTCAAGAGCTAGCTGCCTATCAATCCCAGCATAGGCAACCATCATCGGGCGGAAATCGTCGTCACGTATGGCTAATTTCTACTTCGTCATTTTAACCCACTGATGCTCACATATTCACGTTACAGGACACAGGAATAGACGCTCCTGCGGTAATCTAACACTTCTAGAACGTTTCTTCCGATCAACTGATAACTTGTATTCTCTAGCATATATTGACCTCGTCGATGTATGAGCTTGATACTCATAAAGCTTATGATAGAGGACGTGAAGTTGAATACGGTGTTACTATCACCAAGGTATTACTTTTATCTTCTTAATGCCTTGCAACCAAGTAATGTTCCTTTCAGATTGTCGAGACCCGAAAAGACCCTCATTCGCCTGAAACTACCGAAACTACGCAGTAGATGCACATTCCTTTTCACTATCGGGTTTCTCGACGTCTCGTCTGTATTTTGACCAGAGTTTGTATTGTTCAGGCCGTTTTGTTCTAGTAGGGTATGTTGCTACAGTACTACATACGGAATCTATCAACTATTGGACTTCATGAAATTTGCTGAAACAAATGGGGTACTTTTCTTTGGTTGCCCTTGACCTTAGGGAAGCCGTTTAACTCGATCGGCAAGAACTCGGCGACGTCTAGCGGTGTGGGTTTTGATGCAACTGCTCTCACACATGGAATGACTGCTTCTTGATGGTCTTGTTCTCCGACAAAGCCGTAGAAAGGTTCTGGGCGTACCCAAATCTTTCAATGTTGGATACAACCGAAGCGATATCGGCCATGGATGGACCCCGGGCCCCTCCTGAAACCTAAACCCAACTGTAACCTCTCCGCTGAAGAATTATTGACTGCACTCTAAGTTGGTGCAATTCGCATTTTTGATCTTCAGTTTCTCCTCCCAGGTACTCTTACTCTACTGTTGATATTCCTCTTATCCAGTTCGTTTTCAATTCAATTGACAATATAGATGGGATGATTTTCGGAACGGAGTATCCAGTCGTATTCAGGATGGAGATATACGGAGTGACTGAACGAACTCAATCATCTGAGTCGCATCCTTCCACAGGATAAATAAGCTTCACGTATGTCGCGTCGCTTCCTGAGAGCCATTCAATCATCTACGTTTATGTCAGAATGGCAATAGATTCAGTAACAATCATCCAACCAGAGAGTCGGATCATAGTGGAGACGGTCGTCTAATAGGCTGTCTAGTTGTTTCTGATTGATATGCTTGCTATCCAGGCCATGAGCTCTGCTTTCCAACGCGGTCATCGTGCTGCATCGTTCTCTTCTTCAGCGCAGTTTGGAGTGTGGAGTGACCACGTTAATTTGTTGTCTATGTTGCAAACGTATTCATAGAAACTCTCAAGTCCGTCGGCTATTCCAGGGCACATCTGAGAATATTAGGATGCTTAAGTAACGTTATTCTCACCCAACGTCCAGACTTTACATAGCTCATAACAACAGGGCGCTACTCACGGCCAGCATTCAGTCACGGATGAGTGAATTATAATAAAAATTTGGAGAGACGGTATGAATGTGCTGTCTTGATTAAacaattgaaaaaaaaaacttgcAGCCGTATCTCAGCCACATGATACTGGTTCCTCGATAATTTTCATTGAAATGATGCACAGTTTAAATGGTGTATTCAGAAGTAGCCATTCCGAAATATCCGCATATATCAGTTTTTTGAAGAGATGACCTTCACATCAGAAGCGTGATGGAACCGCGTAGTAGCCGACTAAACGTGCCTGAAGAGTTCTGGAGAGTGAGTGGAGACTTTTTTGGCGGTTATGGTTCTCTTGCCTGTACATGCGCCATCACTAAGAAGCAACGAACCACTAATTCCAATCCCTTATATTCGAATGCTTTGCAGTAGTCAAGATTTTACCCATTCCTCTTTGCTACCCACCACCCCATTGGCTTGGTCATGGACAGGACATCCTCTCGCACGTCTGGTGATCCTGAAAAACATGAATCAAGTATCAGTGAAGCCAGTGCATCTGCGAATCCTTCACCTGCCCTTCTGTTGGATCCCGCCATGCAGAAAAAAGTCTGGCGTAAAATGGACCTGTGGATCATTCCCGTGGTGACCATGTTTTACCTCCTGTCATTTTTGGTGAGGTAGAGATCCTCACGTTGTTACGATCTTCATGACTGACAGCGTCTTGACAGGATCGCTCAAACATTGGAAACGCCCGAGTGGCGGGTCTCCAGAAAGATCTTCATATGACCAACAAGCAATACAGTATAGCTCTAACTGTTACATATGTTCCTTATATTGCGGCAGAGCTTCCATCGAATCTTGTCCTTAAGGTAAGACGTGCGTTGCTATACTCATACTTGGCTGTGTTTTTATGTTGATACAGATCGTCGGGCCAAATTGGCTGTTGCCAACGATGCTAACCCTCTGGGGTATTGTTACTGCGCTGCAAGGTTTGCTGGCACCTCTATAGGCGCTTATCTCATGTGTCTAATTACCTGTCCTAGGTGTTGTCACCACATACGAGGGACTGTTGGCATGTCGATTTTTCCTTGGTCTTTTTGAGGGTGAATTTTTACTTTATATCATTGAAGATGACTTCTAAAATCTAACAGGTGGTGTCTTCCCTGGCCTGGTGCTTTATTTATCGTTTTTCTATCCTCGATTGATGCTTCAGTGGCGGTAAGCCGTCATTTTTGTGCGCCACGCGttaatctaaaaatagatttgGTGGTTAGTGTGTCGGCCTTTTTCTCCGCCGCCTCGATTTCAGGTGCTTTCTCCGGGTTGCTGGCATATGGAATCGTTAACATGGATGGTGTGGGAGGTCGGAGAGGATGGGAGTGGATTTTTATCTTGGAAGGTGTATTCACCGTCGCATTTGGccttgtttctttcttccttctcccaAGGTCTCCAGCTCATGCTCACTTCCTAacgaaagaagagaaggaatacGTTCATGCAGTACTAAAAGAAGATGGTGCCACCGGAAAGAGTGAAGCGGATGACAACCACAGCTGGACGGAAGTTATAAAGGCCTTCAAACTTCCACAGGTCTGGATCTTGTCTGTTACGCTATTCTTCGATGGTGAGTTATTAGTTAAATGCTCCTGTATCACAACTGATTGGTGGTATAGGAACGATCTTATTTGGCCTTGCATAGTAAGTGATTATATTACTATCAATCCCCATAAGCTCATGCCTTGTTCAGTTTTGCCCCTTCAATCGTCCAAGGTCTCGGCTATACCGCGAATAGGGCACAACTAATGACTGTCCCTCCATTTGCTGTAGCATTCGGTCGTAAGTCTGGAAATTATCTCAGTTACTTTTCCTTTGACGAATGCTTTTCAGTGGCCATGGTTGGTGCATACGTATCCGATCGCTACCGATGCCGAGGCTATATTACCATGTTCGGTTCTTTGTTATGTGTCATTGGGTTTGCGATGTTTCTGGGTAAGTATCAAGTTTCTTTTTacttctattgtttgatcTATAACCTACTCCAGGATCTAACCGACAGAGAGTTCGATACGGCTCcttgttcttttccatcCCAGGAACATATCTGGTTGCTCCTACCCTATCTACTTGGAATGCCAATAACGCTGCCCCTTATACGCGCCGAGCCACGGCCATTGCAATCGGTTTTATTTTCACCAATTCTGGAGGTATTCTCGCTACGTGGCTCTTGGGAAATCTTTCTCCAGGACCTGCTTACAAACTTGCAACGAGAGTCCTCCTGTCGTTCTCTGCCCTTATGGTCGCCACCGCTGCTCTCAACACATGGTATTTGTGGAATgagaacaaaaagaaggcTGTTATTAGGGGGAAAATAACAAGAGATCAAGAGAAGCCTGGTCTTGGTGACAGATCTGCATGGTTTGAGTACGCACTGTAGTGAGGTCGGTGCTCTTAGAGCCACGCTTACGACCTTTATCCTTATGAACTAATTGCCCTTTACGCCTCCTGTATGCCTCTTATTTTCAAAGACGAAACTATTGTAATCTTTTAACTATACCCTCCTTGGAAATTTAATATCTTTACCTTTGTCTATATCTAGTAGCACTAAAACTCAAAATACATATCGTTGCTTCTGAATGATGACTATAATGTGAGAGTGATACTGTAGATCACTTGGGTCAAATGGTCTGCTAAAAAAAGGCTGCACATTCGCCATTACGGGCATCTCCAACCTTTAAGTCTTTGATGTATTCTGTCAAAGTTAATACCATGCGGCAGTGATACTGATTCATATCAAGGCACCTATGGAAATTCAGC
The sequence above is a segment of the Psilocybe cubensis strain MGC-MH-2018 chromosome 4, whole genome shotgun sequence genome. Coding sequences within it:
- a CDS encoding putative transporter (putative transporter C1002.16c) — its product is MDRTSSRTSGDPEKHESSISEASASANPSPALLLDPAMQKKVWRKMDLWIIPVVTMFYLLSFLDRSNIGNARVAGLQKDLHMTNKQYSIALTVTYVPYIAAELPSNLVLKIVGPNWLLPTMLTLWGIVTALQGVVTTYEGLLACRFFLGLFEGGVFPGLVLYLSFFYPRLMLQWRVSAFFSAASISGAFSGLLAYGIVNMDGVGGRRGWEWIFILEGVFTVAFGLVSFFLLPRSPAHAHFLTKEEKEYVHAVLKEDGATGKSEADDNHSWTEVIKAFKLPQVWILSVTLFFDGTILFGLAYFAPSIVQGLGYTANRAQLMTVPPFAVAFGLAMVGAYVSDRYRCRGYITMFGSLLCVIGFAMFLGSNRQRVRYGSLFFSIPGTYLVAPTLSTWNANNAAPYTRRATAIAIGFIFTNSGGILATWLLGNLSPGPAYKLATRVLLSFSALMVATAALNTWYLWNENKKKAVIRGKITRDQEKPGLGDRSAWFEYAL